In one window of Chryseobacterium phocaeense DNA:
- a CDS encoding histidine kinase has product MSSAKDFLELIQKSRKGKFKIYIGMSAGVGKTFRMLQEAQSLLRNGIDVKIGYIETHGREETVALTDGIPEIERRSVFYKGKNLEEMDLQAIINAHPEVVLVDELAHTNVEGSKNKKRWQDVLEILDSGINVISAMNIQHIESLNEEVKTITGIEVAERVPDKILALADEVVNIDLTADELLTRLKEGKIYKKEKIQTALTNFFQSGHILQLRELALKEVAAHVERKVETEIKTENFKPIKFLACISSNEKIAKNIIRKTARLASYYNSPWTVLYIQRPSENPEKIALDKQRYLINNFNLAQELGAKVVRVKESSVHKGILDYVIAHNITTVCIGKPHAKLWQRLSGYSWIYTLMNRLNERQIDIIILS; this is encoded by the coding sequence ATGTCATCAGCAAAAGATTTTTTAGAATTAATTCAGAAATCCCGGAAAGGAAAATTCAAGATCTATATCGGGATGAGTGCAGGGGTGGGGAAAACATTCCGGATGCTTCAGGAGGCGCAGTCTCTTCTGCGTAACGGCATTGATGTCAAAATTGGATATATAGAAACCCACGGCCGCGAAGAAACAGTAGCCCTTACCGATGGGATTCCTGAAATAGAAAGGAGGTCTGTTTTTTATAAAGGCAAAAACCTTGAAGAAATGGATCTTCAGGCTATTATCAATGCTCATCCTGAAGTGGTTTTGGTGGATGAGCTGGCACATACCAATGTGGAAGGCTCAAAAAATAAAAAAAGATGGCAGGATGTACTGGAAATCCTTGACAGCGGAATCAATGTGATCAGTGCCATGAATATCCAGCATATAGAAAGCCTGAATGAGGAAGTGAAAACAATCACAGGAATAGAGGTTGCCGAGCGCGTTCCCGATAAAATCCTGGCCCTGGCTGATGAGGTTGTGAATATAGACCTTACCGCCGATGAACTGCTGACCCGCCTGAAAGAAGGAAAAATTTATAAAAAAGAAAAGATTCAGACCGCACTTACTAATTTTTTCCAGAGCGGCCATATTCTCCAGCTTCGGGAACTTGCTCTGAAGGAAGTTGCTGCTCACGTTGAAAGAAAGGTGGAAACCGAAATCAAAACGGAAAACTTCAAACCGATTAAATTTCTGGCCTGCATCAGCAGCAATGAAAAGATTGCAAAAAATATCATCAGGAAAACAGCGCGTCTGGCAAGTTATTATAACAGCCCCTGGACGGTTCTTTACATACAGAGGCCGTCTGAAAATCCGGAAAAAATAGCCCTGGACAAACAGCGGTATTTGATTAATAATTTTAATTTAGCACAGGAATTGGGAGCTAAAGTGGTCCGGGTAAAAGAAAGCAGTGTCCATAAAGGAATTCTGGATTATGTAATTGCCCATAATATCACCACGGTCTGCATCGGGAAACCCCATGCAAAATTATGGCAGCGTCTTTCCGGCTACAGCTGGATCTATACGCTGATGAACCGATTGAATGAAAGACAGATAGATATTATTATTTTATCTTAG
- a CDS encoding DUF7619 domain-containing protein, translating into MKKLYFFVLFMAHLSVVAQIVNIPDLQFKTKLLSGTATNHITQDLAGNWIAMDLNNDGEIQLSEAANIRDITIYSSNGNPFQISSIEGVKSFTNLEYLDVSDSPGLLSVDVSGMQNLKLVSFENNINMTSANFTGCPVLENINVSNSAIVNLDISNLPKMNILTCNGGKLQTINYAGSTTMKYLLISYNEITSIDVSSLVDLYSFNITGNALTSLDLTNLTKLETLNCPANQLTSIILQNTPKLKYLEASFNNLSTLNLSQTPALNYLRIINNQLTSIDLSAVPALQTLFLNNNQLTSLDISHNTILNSFNAPNNNLQNIFIKNGRMTSGLYQNNPNLSYICCDDSEINNTISQNALFGYNNVTVNSYCSFTPGGTFYTIKGNTKYDLNGNSCDPTDPNKAFQKFTVTGGGITGSIIGNGAGDYSIPVQAGAHTITPVLENPAYFSISPASFTATFPTMTSPLTQNFCITANGSHPDLEIVIIPLDSAVPGFNSDYKIVYKNKGTTMQSGTVGFLYNDSLMDFVSSTVTPDAQSTGNLTWNFTGLAPFETREIKVKLELNTPTDTPPVNDGDVLHYTAQITGATDDTPADNTFTLNQTVVNSLDPNDKTCLEGTMIAQTQVGDYVHYLIRFENKGTANARNIVVKDVIDPSKFEISTLTPLHASHSFVTRMTGNNMAEFIFENIQLPFDDQNNDGYISFKIKTKSTLNLGDAFSNTADIYFDYNAPIITNTYTTTVRNVLAVTETKGNKDVVSIYPNPVEDILYIKSGEEIIKVEIYDASGRIMNTKGVKGSSVNVAELSKGNYIIKLFTKDKTMIQKFIKK; encoded by the coding sequence ATGAAAAAACTCTACTTTTTTGTGCTCTTTATGGCGCACTTATCTGTCGTAGCGCAGATTGTAAACATTCCGGATCTTCAGTTTAAGACTAAACTTCTTTCCGGAACTGCTACCAACCACATCACCCAGGATCTTGCAGGCAACTGGATCGCCATGGACCTTAATAATGACGGGGAAATCCAGCTTTCTGAAGCCGCCAATATCAGGGATATTACCATTTACAGTTCAAACGGAAACCCTTTTCAGATTTCTTCCATTGAAGGGGTAAAATCTTTCACCAATCTGGAATATCTGGATGTTTCCGACTCTCCGGGTCTTCTTTCAGTAGATGTTAGCGGTATGCAAAACCTAAAGCTGGTGAGCTTCGAGAATAACATTAATATGACCTCTGCGAATTTTACAGGCTGTCCTGTCCTGGAAAATATTAATGTTTCCAATTCCGCTATTGTGAATCTTGATATTTCAAATCTTCCCAAAATGAATATCCTGACTTGTAACGGCGGAAAACTGCAAACGATCAACTACGCAGGAAGCACTACAATGAAATATCTTCTCATCAGCTACAATGAAATCACCAGTATTGATGTAAGTTCGCTGGTGGATCTGTACAGCTTTAATATTACGGGAAATGCATTAACGAGTCTTGACTTAACTAATCTGACAAAGCTTGAAACCCTGAACTGCCCGGCCAATCAGCTTACTTCAATTATTCTCCAGAATACTCCAAAATTAAAATATCTGGAAGCCAGTTTTAATAATCTGTCTACATTAAATTTAAGCCAAACTCCTGCTTTAAATTATCTGAGAATCATCAACAACCAGCTGACAAGCATCGATCTTTCGGCGGTTCCTGCGTTGCAGACGCTTTTCCTTAACAACAATCAGCTGACTTCTCTTGATATCAGCCATAACACGATACTGAACTCATTCAATGCTCCTAACAACAATTTACAGAATATCTTTATAAAAAACGGCAGAATGACGTCGGGTTTATATCAGAACAACCCCAATTTAAGCTATATCTGCTGTGATGATTCGGAAATTAACAATACGATCAGCCAAAATGCGCTCTTCGGATATAATAATGTAACAGTAAATTCTTATTGTTCCTTCACTCCGGGCGGAACTTTCTATACCATCAAAGGGAATACAAAATATGACCTTAACGGAAACAGCTGTGATCCAACAGATCCGAATAAGGCATTTCAAAAATTCACTGTTACAGGTGGCGGAATTACGGGAAGTATAATCGGTAATGGTGCAGGAGACTACTCCATTCCGGTGCAGGCAGGAGCCCATACCATCACTCCGGTTCTTGAAAACCCGGCTTATTTCAGTATATCGCCGGCTTCTTTTACAGCCACCTTCCCGACGATGACCAGTCCACTGACCCAGAATTTCTGTATTACGGCGAATGGTTCCCATCCGGACCTTGAAATTGTCATCATCCCGCTGGACTCTGCTGTTCCGGGATTTAATTCAGATTATAAGATTGTTTATAAAAATAAAGGAACAACCATGCAGTCCGGAACTGTTGGATTCCTTTACAATGACAGCCTTATGGATTTCGTAAGCTCTACCGTAACGCCTGATGCACAATCTACCGGAAACCTGACCTGGAATTTTACGGGACTTGCTCCTTTCGAAACCAGAGAAATCAAGGTGAAACTGGAGCTGAATACCCCTACCGACACTCCACCGGTAAACGATGGTGATGTTCTGCATTATACAGCACAGATCACCGGAGCAACAGATGATACACCGGCTGACAATACATTTACCCTGAACCAAACGGTCGTAAACTCCCTGGATCCGAATGATAAGACCTGTCTGGAAGGAACCATGATTGCACAGACACAGGTGGGAGATTACGTTCATTACCTGATCCGCTTTGAAAATAAGGGTACGGCCAATGCCAGAAATATTGTGGTGAAAGATGTGATTGATCCTTCAAAATTTGAAATTTCCACATTGACCCCTTTACATGCAAGCCACAGTTTTGTAACGAGAATGACCGGAAACAATATGGCCGAATTTATTTTTGAAAATATCCAGCTTCCGTTTGATGACCAGAATAACGACGGCTATATTTCTTTCAAGATCAAAACAAAATCTACGCTGAATTTAGGTGACGCGTTCAGCAATACGGCAGACATCTACTTTGATTATAACGCTCCGATTATCACCAATACCTATACCACAACGGTAAGAAATGTACTGGCCGTAACTGAAACCAAAGGTAATAAAGATGTTGTGAGTATTTATCCGAATCCGGTAGAAGACATTCTTTACATTAAATCCGGTGAAGAGATCATTAAGGTTGAAATTTACGATGCTTCCGGAAGAATAATGAATACCAAAGGAGTAAAAGGCAGCTCTGTGAATGTAGCTGAACTGTCCAAAGGCAACTACATCATTAAACTGTTTACCAAAGACAAAACAATGATTCAAAAATTCATCAAAAAATAA
- a CDS encoding porin: MKKYIILGIMLGIFFPKAQSSDSLKTEHKVTFSAYAELFYTYDFNEPANHLRQNFLYSYNRHNEMNLNLGLVKANYQSENLRANVALMAGTYAQDNMAAEQEALRYVNEANIGIRISKTKNLWIDAGIMPSHIGWESAIGKDNMNLTRSLAADNSPYFETGAKIFYASDNGKWFLSGLVLNGWQRIAKPEGNQSISFGHQVTYKPNDKITLNSSSFIGNDKAKEEKRMRYFHDLYGSFQLTDRFSALLGFDIGAEQKEKGSSSYNIWYTPNILMKYQLDNKWALAGRFEYYNDKNGVIISTKTPNGFQTFGYSLNVDYAILKNVVFRTEARGFTSKDAIFVNNDEMKQGNFFVTTGLSAWF; encoded by the coding sequence GTGAAAAAATATATCATTTTAGGAATTATGCTGGGAATCTTTTTCCCGAAGGCACAATCATCAGATTCATTAAAAACAGAACATAAAGTGACATTTTCAGCGTATGCAGAGCTGTTTTATACTTATGATTTTAATGAGCCGGCCAATCATCTTCGCCAGAACTTTTTATACTCCTACAACAGGCATAATGAAATGAATCTCAATTTAGGGTTGGTTAAAGCCAATTATCAGAGTGAAAACCTTCGTGCCAATGTTGCTTTAATGGCCGGAACCTATGCACAGGACAATATGGCTGCCGAGCAGGAGGCTTTACGCTACGTTAATGAAGCGAATATCGGGATCAGAATCTCAAAAACCAAAAATCTGTGGATTGATGCCGGGATTATGCCATCCCATATCGGCTGGGAAAGCGCCATCGGAAAAGATAATATGAATCTTACCAGAAGCCTTGCTGCTGACAATTCACCTTATTTTGAGACCGGAGCAAAGATTTTCTATGCTTCCGACAACGGAAAATGGTTTCTGAGCGGTCTGGTTCTTAACGGCTGGCAGCGTATCGCCAAACCGGAGGGCAACCAAAGTATTTCATTCGGACATCAGGTGACCTACAAACCGAATGATAAGATTACTTTGAACAGCAGCTCATTCATCGGAAATGATAAAGCCAAAGAGGAAAAAAGAATGCGATATTTCCACGATTTGTACGGAAGTTTTCAGCTCACAGACCGGTTTTCTGCCTTGCTTGGCTTTGACATCGGAGCGGAACAAAAAGAGAAAGGAAGCAGCAGTTACAACATCTGGTATACCCCAAATATTCTGATGAAATACCAGTTGGACAATAAATGGGCCCTGGCAGGACGTTTTGAATATTATAACGATAAAAACGGAGTGATCATCAGCACGAAAACCCCCAATGGTTTCCAGACCTTCGGGTATTCTTTAAATGTAGATTATGCGATCCTGAAAAATGTGGTTTTTCGTACAGAAGCCAGGGGATTTACGTCTAAAGATGCCATTTTTGTGAACAATGATGAGATGAAACAAGGCAACTTCTTTGTAACGACGGGTCTCTCTGCCTGGTTTTAA
- a CDS encoding DUF7619 domain-containing protein: MKKIYFIILMMFVGALQAQILSIPDSYLKSKLLTYGTASNSGGTYITLDANGDGEIQVSEAAMVYKLNINDLTDALTSLSGLNQFPNLTELTLTNPNLTTYHLVFSNYPNLQIIKFLGGQAANVTIENCNALTLAHLGAHGNIINIQNTAVQEIKLNNVNGVNISATPGLKKFSLSGSTLTSLNLSNLPSLEEVRVTENPSLTSINFAGDVGLKKLELFRNKLSSLNVPNPSLVTYLSISTNLFQTFDPSPYTGLLDFYAHENQLTSLNFSANPLLYQLTINNNLLSNLTFNNNNNLLYIYAGNNQLQNIAFNQIPYIKGIQLHNNQFTNLDFTQNSQLISFDCSDNINLKTLLMKNGKEIFNGQGSASAFANTPQLQYICIDPGEIYAVNALLTQYNQTNVVVNSYCTFTPGGNSSLVQGTTRLDSNGNGCDSSDPSKPFQKFSVLTYGSGFSTTIANGSGSHQMYLPATTNIITPVLENPSYFTVSPASSTVNFPSQPALFTQNFCLAANGTHHDLETFIIPFTIARPGFDSKYKIIYKNKGTSVQSGSLSFSYNHNVMNYLSSSLVPNSSSPGTLNWNFSNLQPFETREITVTVHLNTPTQTPPLTSGSILPYHAQINGASDDTPADNAFTLNQTVVNSFDPNDKTCLQGTSISQAKVGDYVHYLIRFENTGTANAQNIVVKDEIDATKYDLSSLVALNGSHNFVTRISGSNAEFIFENIQLPFDDANNDGYVSFKIKTRSTLAAGDSFSNKADIYFDYNAPIITNTYTTTVQNVLATSEVMNVKDDFSIYPNPVQDILYVKSNEVVIKAELYDASGRILTTTGIKNNSLNVSNLKKGNYIIKVSTKSKTMTLKFIKA, encoded by the coding sequence ATGAAAAAAATCTACTTCATCATTCTGATGATGTTTGTCGGTGCACTCCAGGCACAGATCCTTTCTATTCCCGATTCTTATCTAAAGTCAAAATTGCTGACGTATGGAACGGCCAGTAATTCAGGCGGGACTTATATCACCCTTGATGCCAATGGCGATGGAGAAATTCAGGTTTCGGAAGCAGCAATGGTTTATAAACTAAATATCAATGACCTTACCGATGCATTAACAAGTTTATCCGGTCTGAACCAATTTCCGAATCTGACTGAACTGACTTTAACCAATCCTAATTTAACCACCTACCATCTGGTTTTCAGCAATTATCCTAATCTTCAGATCATAAAATTTCTGGGAGGCCAGGCCGCCAACGTAACCATCGAAAACTGTAACGCCCTTACCCTGGCGCATCTGGGAGCTCATGGAAATATCATCAATATCCAGAATACGGCTGTTCAGGAAATTAAGCTGAATAATGTCAATGGCGTGAATATTTCAGCCACACCAGGCCTTAAAAAATTCTCTTTATCGGGTTCGACCCTGACATCTTTAAATCTGAGCAACCTTCCTTCGCTTGAAGAAGTAAGGGTCACTGAAAACCCGTCCCTGACCAGTATTAATTTTGCAGGCGATGTAGGTTTAAAAAAACTGGAATTATTCCGTAATAAACTAAGCAGCCTTAATGTCCCTAATCCTTCTCTGGTTACTTACTTAAGCATATCCACCAATCTCTTCCAGACTTTTGATCCTTCGCCATACACAGGACTGCTTGACTTTTACGCGCATGAAAACCAACTTACAAGTTTGAATTTTAGCGCCAATCCTTTGCTTTATCAACTTACGATCAATAATAATTTACTTTCAAACTTAACGTTCAATAACAATAATAATCTGCTGTATATCTATGCCGGTAATAATCAGCTGCAAAATATAGCCTTTAATCAGATTCCTTATATAAAAGGAATCCAGCTTCACAATAACCAGTTTACCAATCTTGATTTTACCCAAAATTCCCAGCTGATTTCATTTGACTGTTCCGATAACATTAATCTGAAGACACTGTTGATGAAAAACGGTAAGGAAATCTTTAACGGGCAGGGATCGGCGAGTGCGTTTGCCAATACACCACAGCTGCAGTACATTTGTATAGATCCGGGGGAAATTTATGCAGTAAATGCGTTGTTAACCCAATACAATCAGACGAATGTGGTGGTGAATTCTTACTGCACCTTCACACCCGGCGGTAATTCTTCCCTGGTTCAGGGTACAACAAGGCTGGACAGCAACGGAAACGGATGTGACAGCAGTGATCCTTCGAAACCTTTCCAGAAATTCAGTGTTTTAACGTATGGATCAGGATTTTCAACCACAATAGCCAACGGAAGCGGTTCTCATCAGATGTACCTTCCGGCAACCACCAATATCATCACACCTGTTTTGGAAAATCCGTCGTATTTTACGGTTTCACCGGCTTCATCAACGGTTAATTTCCCAAGCCAACCAGCTCTGTTTACTCAGAATTTCTGCCTTGCAGCGAATGGAACCCATCATGATCTGGAAACGTTCATTATTCCGTTTACGATTGCCCGTCCCGGCTTTGATTCCAAATATAAAATCATTTACAAAAACAAAGGAACATCGGTACAATCCGGAAGCCTTAGTTTCAGTTACAATCATAATGTCATGAATTATCTGAGTTCAAGCCTAGTTCCGAATTCATCATCCCCGGGAACCCTTAACTGGAATTTCAGTAATCTGCAGCCTTTTGAAACGAGAGAAATAACGGTAACGGTACATTTAAATACACCGACACAAACACCGCCTCTGACCAGCGGGTCTATACTTCCCTACCATGCACAAATCAACGGAGCTTCGGACGATACTCCGGCAGATAATGCATTTACGTTAAATCAAACGGTTGTTAATTCTTTTGACCCGAATGATAAAACATGCCTGCAGGGAACTTCAATTTCTCAGGCGAAAGTTGGAGATTACGTTCATTACCTGATCCGGTTTGAAAATACGGGAACTGCCAATGCCCAGAATATTGTGGTAAAAGATGAAATTGATGCCACTAAGTATGATCTATCCAGTCTGGTTGCCCTTAACGGAAGCCACAATTTTGTAACCAGAATTTCAGGAAGCAACGCTGAATTTATATTTGAGAACATTCAGTTGCCGTTTGATGATGCCAATAATGACGGATATGTGTCTTTTAAAATTAAAACAAGATCTACTTTAGCAGCCGGTGACAGCTTCAGCAATAAGGCGGATATCTATTTTGATTATAACGCTCCGATCATTACGAACACCTACACAACCACTGTACAAAATGTTCTGGCCACATCTGAGGTGATGAATGTTAAAGATGATTTCAGTATTTATCCTAATCCTGTACAGGACATTCTTTACGTTAAATCCAATGAGGTGGTGATCAAAGCTGAGCTCTACGATGCATCAGGAAGAATCCTTACTACTACAGGGATAAAGAATAATTCCTTAAATGTTTCCAATCTCAAGAAAGGAAATTACATCATCAAAGTATCTACAAAGAGCAAAACAATGACTCTTAAGTTTATTAAGGCTTAA
- a CDS encoding ATP-binding protein, with product MKLKTKLTLGVGLLFLLIVLMSVIGSVYINKLKSDTEKILTANYNSLEFSKNMLLALDKISTDSVVAVADFQKYNRLQEKNLTEFGEKEATQNLNQHFKSYLQYPAPEKEKLIREDLARIMSLNMKGIERKSDIAIITAENATFWIVSLGTVCFLIAFILLFNLPQTIAEPINQLTFSIRQIAAKNYNERVHFKGSEEFNSLADSFNTMAEKLQEYESSSLSRQLMEKKRIETLVNNMHDAVIGLDENHFIYMINDEALKITNLRKEEIIGKTAHEVAVNNDLMRELLKNIDHPVKEPIKIVRDNKENYFEQDIVPINIVKTGEKETRYIGKVILLRNITPFKELDFAKTNFIATISHELKTPISAIKMGVQLLGNQKFGELNDQQKELLKSINDDGQRLLNITGELLNLSQVETGNIRLTIEKCSPNEMVQAAVKNVEKLAEQKNISIQTEYLSGDDFVHADFDKTVWVINNFLTNAVKHSFQDEKIEIRVEKLDTMVQFSITDTGSGIDEKYHRQIFDRYFQVPGEQQNGTGLGLAISKNFIEKQNGEIGVESTPNQGSTFYFRLPVV from the coding sequence ATGAAACTTAAAACAAAACTCACCTTAGGCGTAGGTCTTTTATTTTTACTGATCGTTTTAATGTCGGTCATCGGGTCCGTCTATATCAATAAACTGAAATCTGACACGGAAAAGATCCTTACCGCCAATTATAACAGTCTGGAATTTTCAAAAAATATGCTGCTGGCGCTGGATAAAATAAGTACGGACAGCGTAGTTGCGGTCGCAGATTTTCAGAAATACAACAGGCTGCAGGAAAAAAACCTTACGGAATTCGGGGAAAAGGAAGCCACCCAGAACCTTAATCAGCATTTTAAAAGTTATCTGCAGTATCCTGCTCCGGAAAAGGAAAAACTGATCCGTGAAGATCTGGCCAGGATCATGTCCCTGAACATGAAAGGGATTGAAAGAAAAAGTGATATCGCGATCATTACAGCTGAAAATGCAACTTTCTGGATCGTCAGTCTGGGAACTGTGTGTTTCCTGATTGCTTTTATTTTGCTTTTCAATTTGCCCCAGACGATTGCTGAACCGATCAATCAGCTGACCTTCAGTATCCGACAGATCGCCGCTAAAAATTATAATGAAAGGGTTCATTTTAAAGGAAGTGAAGAATTCAACAGCCTTGCGGACTCTTTTAATACCATGGCTGAAAAACTGCAGGAATATGAAAGCAGCAGCCTTTCCAGACAGCTGATGGAGAAAAAACGTATTGAAACATTGGTCAACAATATGCATGATGCAGTGATTGGGCTGGATGAAAATCATTTTATCTACATGATCAATGACGAGGCTTTAAAGATCACGAACCTCCGTAAGGAAGAAATCATCGGTAAAACGGCGCATGAAGTTGCTGTCAATAATGATCTGATGCGTGAGCTGCTTAAAAATATCGATCACCCGGTTAAAGAACCTATTAAAATCGTTCGTGATAACAAAGAAAATTATTTTGAACAGGATATTGTTCCCATCAATATTGTAAAAACCGGAGAAAAGGAGACCCGGTATATCGGGAAGGTGATTCTTCTGCGGAATATTACCCCTTTTAAAGAGCTTGATTTCGCTAAAACCAATTTCATCGCTACTATTTCCCATGAATTGAAAACTCCGATATCAGCAATAAAAATGGGTGTCCAGCTCCTTGGAAACCAGAAATTCGGAGAACTGAATGACCAGCAGAAAGAACTGCTGAAAAGCATTAATGATGACGGGCAGAGATTACTGAATATCACCGGAGAGCTGCTGAATCTTTCGCAGGTAGAAACCGGAAACATCCGTCTCACCATTGAAAAGTGTTCCCCGAATGAGATGGTACAGGCCGCTGTAAAAAATGTTGAAAAGCTGGCCGAACAGAAAAATATTTCTATCCAGACGGAATATTTGTCGGGTGATGATTTCGTTCATGCAGACTTCGACAAAACCGTCTGGGTAATCAATAATTTCCTGACCAATGCAGTAAAGCATTCGTTTCAGGATGAAAAAATTGAGATCAGGGTAGAAAAATTGGATACAATGGTTCAGTTCAGCATCACCGATACCGGAAGCGGAATTGATGAAAAATACCACCGCCAGATCTTCGACCGTTATTTTCAGGTGCCGGGAGAACAGCAGAACGGAACAGGGCTTGGGCTGGCTATTTCCAAAAACTTTATTGAAAAGCAGAACGGGGAAATAGGGGTAGAGAGCACCCCGAACCAGGGAAGTACGTTTTATTTCAGGCTGCCGGTGGTTTAA
- the kdpC gene encoding K(+)-transporting ATPase subunit C, translated as MKNHIVAAFRLTLVMLAVTGIYLVIVYGGSKILPTKGDAEIITQNGQKFYANIGQEFKSDQYFHGRPSSVNYNAAGSGGSNKGPSNQEYLETVQKRMDTLKMQHPGMEHAKVPVELVTASGSGLDPDISEEGALYQVKKIAQVRNLPEETLRNLVKNQTEKPFLGLLGPSKVNVLKLNMALDQLK; from the coding sequence ATGAAAAATCATATTGTTGCAGCATTCAGACTGACTCTGGTAATGCTGGCTGTCACCGGAATTTATCTGGTAATCGTGTATGGCGGTTCCAAAATACTGCCTACAAAAGGAGATGCAGAAATCATTACACAGAACGGGCAGAAATTCTACGCCAATATCGGGCAGGAGTTTAAATCTGACCAGTATTTTCACGGTCGTCCGTCATCGGTTAATTATAATGCTGCAGGAAGCGGCGGAAGCAATAAAGGTCCCAGCAATCAGGAATACCTGGAAACCGTGCAGAAAAGAATGGACACTTTAAAAATGCAACATCCCGGAATGGAGCATGCAAAAGTTCCCGTAGAACTGGTGACCGCCAGTGGAAGCGGTCTGGACCCTGATATTTCCGAAGAAGGAGCTTTGTACCAGGTGAAGAAAATTGCACAGGTGAGAAATCTTCCCGAAGAAACCCTTAGGAATTTAGTTAAAAACCAGACCGAGAAACCGTTTTTAGGTCTTTTAGGACCGTCAAAAGTAAATGTACTGAAGCTTAATATGGCTTTGGATCAATTAAAATAA